Proteins found in one Aspergillus chevalieri M1 DNA, chromosome 2, nearly complete sequence genomic segment:
- a CDS encoding uncharacterized protein (COG:S;~EggNog:ENOG410PQYB;~InterPro:IPR025204;~PFAM:PF13092), which yields MSQIPHHILNTSWTLHRLSPLHHNEEFQTLLDNPTAFNTYAARLRDQLTGDVLSGLQTSLGASGVAEDDTLSKTGALRSCTWEGIPRFDDTFTSENEGQGQTGILIILSYENTTYKAALLASPNNQQNQIKTQNTRKGVTSLPLLLTRTPTPLRQTLLSFLSATFDTYPSPLRLPASFMCAGLDTYVNTFLSSGVRDAAGILQDAMRDVQLTLAFSGAVAPSLRSLGVAVPKGSVGGFLRGNGAGGDDGGSFLGRLEGYLERHLAMNLDFGNGGMSGNGGDLAKQHVRVSKIACGGFVIGSEGRMKLSADLRWQGDDIKDGDDGQSSQVLSEKERLELRASYAFLLGVLRRAVAGEGQMK from the coding sequence ATGTCACAAATTCCCCACCACATCCTAAACACATCCTGGACCCTCCACCGCCTCTCCCCCCTGCACCACAACGAGGAATTCCAAACCCTCCTTGACAACCCTACAGCCTTCAATACATATGCAGCACGCCTACGAGACCAATTAACAGGGGACGTTCTCTCTGGTCTGCAAACCAGTCTTGGTGCTAGCGGCGTCGCAGAAGACGACACGCTATCTAAAACGGGTGCGCTGAGATCATGTACCTGGGAAGGCATACCGCGGTTTGACGATACCTTTACTTCCGAAAACGAAGGACAAGGACAGACAGGGATATTAATCATCCTATCCTACGAGAACACGACATACAAAGCCGCCCTCCTCGCCTCCCCAAACAATCAACAAAACCAGATCAAGACCCAAAACACCCGCAAAGGAGTAacctccctccccctcctcttaACCCGCACCCCCACCCCCCTCCGCCAAAcactcctctccttcctctctgCAACCTTCGACACGTACCCCTCCCCCCTGCGCCTGCCCGCATCCTTTATGTGCGCGGGCCTAGACACCTACGTGAACACATTCCTGTCCAGCGGCGTGCGAGACGCGGCGGGTATCCTGCAGGATGCTATGCGGGATGTACAGCTTACGTTGGCGTTTTCGGGGGCCGTGGCGCCTagtttgaggagtttgggtGTTGCTGTGCCGAAGGGGTCTGTTGGGGGTTTTCTTCGTGGAAATGGTgcgggtggtgatgatggggGCTCGTTCCTGGGGAGGCTTGAGGGGTATCTTGAGAGGCATTTGGCGATGAATTTGGATTTTGGTAATGGGGGTATGAGTGGTAATGGGGGTGATCTGGCGAAGCAGCACGTGCGGGTGTCGAAGATTGCGTGTGGGGGGTTTGTTATCGGGAGTGAGGGGCGGATGAAGTTGAGTGCTGATTTGAGATGGCAAGGTGACGACATTAAGGATGGGGACGATGGTCAGAGTTCGCAGGTGTTGAGTGAGAAGGAGAGGCTTGAGTTGAGGGCGAGTTATGCGTTTCTCTTGGGGGTTTTGCGCAGGGCTGTTGCTGGGGAGGGGCAGATGAAATGA
- a CDS encoding uncharacterized protein (CAZy:CE10;~COG:V;~EggNog:ENOG410PWZP;~InterPro:IPR029058,IPR013094;~MEROPS:MER0033242;~PFAM:PF00326,PF07859;~SECRETED:SignalP(1-20);~go_function: GO:0016787 - hydrolase activity [Evidence IEA]), translating into MSFFFYIYLKFAAVVIRSLARLQGKIISNPDAVRYIPSRDHQRTIKAHFYRSPLHKELAPGPVLINFHGSGFVIPAHGSDDAFCRQISERTNYSVLDIQYRLGPEDPFPAAVHDVEDVVKWVLKQSEEFDPSRVSISGFSAGGNLALVACSSLFPPATFHSVLAFYPSVEAFVDPNTLAAPESGGTPLPAWLLRFFKQCYVPSNVDAKDPRISPYFADPIHFPRNVLIIAAGYDSLALEAERLAARLGEDADRHVVYERMEKCDHAWDKIAREGTREWELKSRAYELAIGMLEM; encoded by the coding sequence ATGTCGTTCTTTTTCTACATCTACCTCAAGTTTGCAGCCGTTGTTATAAGGAGTCTGGCGAGATTGCAAGGGAAAATTATCTCTAACCCCGATGCCGTCCGCTACATTCCATCGAGAGATCATCAACGAACCATCAAAGCCCATTTCTATCGGTCACCATTGCACAAAGAGCTTGCCCCCGGGCCCGTTTTGATCAATTTTCACGGAAGCGGCTTTGTCATTCCAGCTCACGGCAGTGACGATGCCTTCTGTCGTCAGATCAGCGAGCGGACGAACTATTCAGTCTTGGATATTCAATACCGACTAGGACCGGAGGACCCCTTCCCGGCTGCTGTACATGACGTCGAAGACGTTGTTAAATGGGTATTGAAGCAATCTGAGGAATTTGACCCCTCTCGCGTCTCTATATCGGGGTTTAGTGCTGGTGGCAACCTCGCTCTTGTTGCATGTTCCAGCTTGTTCCCTCCAGCGACTTTCCACTCCGTTCTCGCTTTCTACCCAAGTGTCGAGGCATTCGTCGACCCCAAtactctggctgcgcctgaATCTGGTGGAACTCCCCTGCCAGCATGGCTACTCCGATTCTTCAAGCAATGCTATGTCCCATCAAATGTTGACGCTAAAGATCCGCGCATCTCCCCTTATTTCGCGGACCCAATCCACTTTCCTCGCAATGTCCTGATTATAGCGGCTGGTTATGACTCCCTGGCCCTCGAGGCGGAGAGACTGGCTGCAAGACTTGGGGAGGACGCTGATCGACATGTTGTCTACGAACGGATGGAGAAATGTGATCATGCCTGGGATAAGATTGCTAGAGAGGGGACTCGTGAATGGGAGCTTAAGTCGAGGGCATATGAACTCGCTATTGGAATGTTGGAAATGTGA
- a CDS encoding SulP family inorganic anion transporter (COG:P;~EggNog:ENOG410PI9V;~InterPro:IPR002645,IPR001902,IPR036513,IPR011547;~PFAM:PF00916,PF01740;~TransMembrane:10 (i143-161o167-185i197-217o247-270i282-301o336-355i367-386o465-484i505-524o561-592i);~go_component: GO:0016020 - membrane [Evidence IEA];~go_component: GO:0016021 - integral component of membrane [Evidence IEA];~go_function: GO:0008271 - secondary active sulfate transmembrane transporter activity [Evidence IEA];~go_function: GO:0015116 - sulfate transmembrane transporter activity [Evidence IEA];~go_process: GO:0008272 - sulfate transport [Evidence IEA];~go_process: GO:0055085 - transmembrane transport [Evidence IEA]) → MADSDLPRRSIRDWLFDVVRTSYQTNASTTLEDRPATDSIPSDEATRQPPISAPDARTRLLESYDRSDPICGERKCNHGTFSPRPEDQRGLSWDASSIPPPTSTGDGYPGESSRRPELGPRSETVPSLESSASTLPLKNRRTLYMSYYIPFFNWITQYRLSWIRGDLIAAMTVASIYIPMALSLSENLAHAPPVNGLYAFVFHPFIYAILGSSPLLVVGPEAAGSLLVGQIVKNSVSQGHSGEDDPIANAMVVGVATAMAGVMILVAGLTRLGFLDNVLSRPFLRGFITAIGFVIFVDQLIPEVGLTDLSKDTGVSHGTTVEKLVFFFRNIRNCHGLTSAVSLGSFGIIMMFRTIKKMLERRFPQVIYFPDRLLVVILSAVLTWRFGWDQKGLDILGETKNDSGGIFDFEWPFDFGDMRRVRTALSTSFIIALLGFFESSVAAKGLGEGTSDGVKGMTVSANREMVALGVSNVVGGCFMALPAFGGYGRSKVNASTGARSPMSSVFLSIITLVSILILLPYLYYLPKGVLSAMISVVAFSLIEECPHDVAFFIRLRGWSELVLMLLIFVATMFYSLELGIALGIGLSILILIRHSTQPRIQILGKVAGTHDRFDNAELHPDKVELIEGALIVKIPEPLTFANTGDLKNRLRRLEFYGSTHAHPSLPRMRPPEHNKNIIFDVHGVTSIDGSGTQVLFEIVKSYADVGTRVFFCRLANRDVFGRFERSGIVEECGGLSHFLPRVDDALRMAESEERILDS, encoded by the exons ATGGCGGATTCCGATCTCCCACGTCGTTCTATACGAGATTGGCTTTTTGACGTCGTTCGTACCTCATACCAAACCAACGCCTCAACAACTCTGGAAGATCGACCTGCCACCGATAGTATACCAAGCGATGAAGCTACGAGGCAGCCCCCTATTAGTGCGCCAGATGCCAGGACTCGTCTACTGGAGTCGTATGACCGTTCGGATCCGATCTGCGGAGAGAGAAAATGCAATCACGGCACGTTCTCCCCTCGACCGGAAGATCAAAGAGGGTTATCGTGGGACGCAAGCTCTATTCCACCACCAACCAGTACTGGTGATGGGTATCCGGGAGAGTCCAGCCGCCGGCCTGAGCTGGGCCCCAGATCGGAAACCGTACCGTCATTGGAGTCCTCAGCATCAACGTTGCCTCTGAAGAATCGCAGAACCTT GTACATGTCATACTACATCCCATTCTTCAATTGGATCACCCAATATCGATTATCATGGATCCGAGGCGATTTGATTGCCGCTATGACCGTCGCATCAATCTATATCCCCATGGCATTATCCCTGTCCGAGAACTTAGCGCATGCTCCCCCCGTCAATGGCCTATATGCCTTTGTGTTCCACCCATTTATATACGCGATACTGGGAAGCAGTCCTTTACTGGTAGTCGGGCCAGAAGCGGCTGGTTCCTTGCTTGTCGGCCAAATCGTCAAGAACAGCGTTAGCCAAGGACACTCGGGGGAAGATGACCCAATTGCAAATGCAATGGTCGTGGGTGTGGCAACTGCCATGGCAGGTGTCATGATATTGGTTGCTGGCTTGACTCGTCTGGGGTTTCTGGATAATGTGCTGAGTCGGCCTTTTCTGAGGGGATTCATCACTGCTATTGGTTTTGTGATTTTCGTGGACCAGCTTATTCCGGAGGTTGGATTGACGGACCTGTCAAAGGATACCGGTGTAAGCCATGGAACGACAGTGGAAAAGTTGGTGTTCTTTTTCAGAAACATAAGGAACTGCCATGGCTTGACAAGTGCAGTATCACTTGGCAGCTTTGGCATCATCATGATGTTCCG GACTATCAAAAAGATGCTCGAGCGCCGATTTCCCCAGGTCATCTACTTTCCGGACCGCTTGCTCGTGGTTATCCTCTCAGCCGTCCTGACATGGCGTTTCGGTTGGGATCAAAAAGGGCTAGATATTTTGGGGGAAACCAAGAACGACAGTGGTGGAATATTCGATTTCGAATGGCCATTCGACTTCGGTGATATGAGACGCGTTCGTACAGCCTTGAGCACCTCGTTCATCATTGCACTACTTGGCTTTTTCGAATCTTCTGTCGCGGCCAAGGGTCTGGGCGAAGGTACCAGTGACGGCGTCAAAGGCATGACCGTCAGTGCGAACAGAGAAATGGTAGCGTTGGGCGTTTCGAACGTTGTGGGTGGGTGTTTCATGGCGCTTCCTGCCTTTGGGGGATACGGAAGGAGTAAGGTCAATGCTTCCACCGGAGCACGATCTCCAATGAGCAGTGTTTTCCTGAGTATCATCACGCTTGTCTCTATCCTAATTTTATTGCCATATCTCTACTATCTTCCG AAAGGAGTCCTTTCCGCCATGATTTCCGTCGTCGCCTTTTCCCTCATTGAGGAGTGTCCACATGACGTCGCATTCTTCATCCGCCTACGAGGCTGGTCAGAACTGGTACTAATGCTTCTCATTTTCGTCGCGACCATGTTCTATTCGCTAGAATTGGGAATCGCTCTCGGAATCGGCCTCTCCATCTTAATTCTCATACGCCACTCCACACAACCCCGAATCCAAATTCTGGGCAAAGTCGCCGGTACACATGACCGCTTCGACAACGCCGAACTCCACCCCGACAAAGTCGAGTTGATCGAAGGCGCATTGATCGTTAAAATCCCTGAACCCCTCACGTTTGCCAACACCGGCGACTTGAAAAACCGTCTCCGCCGTCTGGAATTTTACGGCTCTACCCACGCGCATCCCTCTCTTCCCCGAATGCGTCCTCCAGAGCATAACAAGAACATCATCTTTGATGTTCACGGTGTAACCAGCATCGATGGCTCAGGAACACAAGTTCTATTTGAAATTGTCAAATCGTACGCAGATGTCGGGACGAGGGTGTTCTTCTGTCGTCTCGCCAATCGCGATGTTTTCGGGAGATTTGAGAGAAGCGGCATCGTGGAAGAGTGTGGTGGCCTGTCACATTTCTTGCCTAGGGTCGATGATGCGCTGCGGATGGCCGAGTCTGAGGAGCGGATTTTGGATTCTTGA
- a CDS encoding translation initiation factor eIF2 subunit alpha (BUSCO:EOG09263CAH;~COG:J;~EggNog:ENOG410PJGU;~InterPro:IPR012340,IPR022967,IPR003029,IPR044126, IPR011488,IPR024055,IPR024054;~PFAM:PF00575,PF07541;~go_function: GO:0003676 - nucleic acid binding [Evidence IEA];~go_function: GO:0003723 - RNA binding [Evidence IEA];~go_function: GO:0003743 - translation initiation factor activity [Evidence IEA]): MSLTNCRFYEEKYPEVDSYVMVNVKQIAEMGAYVKLLEYDNIDGMILLSELSRRRIRSIQKLIRIGRNEVVIVLRVDKEKGYIDLSKRRVSPEDVTKCEERYNKSKAVHSIMRHVAEATQTPLETLYSQIGWPLDRKYGHSHDAFKIAITNPDVWKEIEFPSEPVRRELMDYISKKLTPHPTKVRADIEVTCFGYDGIDAVKEALRTAEEQNTPENQIKVKLVAPPLYVLTSQCLDKQIGIKMLEEAIQRIENKIKEVGGGCITKMAPKAVTEHDDAALQELMDKRERENMQVSGDESQSESDEGVPE; the protein is encoded by the exons ATGTCTTTAACAAATTGCCGTTTCTACGAGGAGAAGTATCCCGAGGTGGACAGctatgtcatggtcaacgtGAAGCAG ATCGCCGAAATGGGCGCATACGTGAAGCTGCTCGAGTACGACAACATCGACGGAATGATCTTGCTTTCCGAACTTTCGCGGAGACGTATCCGTTCAATCCAGAAGCTCATCCGTATCGGACGCAACGAGGTCGTTATTGTGCTCCGTGTCGATAAGGAGAAGG GATACATCGATCTTTCCAAGCGTCGAGTCTCGCCCGAGGATGTTACAAAATGTGAGGAAAGATACAACAAGAGCAAGGCGGTGCACTCGATCATGCGTCACGTCGCAGAGGCTACTCAGACTCCCCTCGAGACCCTCTACTCGCAGATCGGGTGGCCCTTGGACCGGAAATACGGTCACTCCCACGACGCCTTCAAGATCGCCATCAC GAACCCCGATGTGTGGAAGGAGATTGAATTCCCGAGCGAGCCTGTCCGGAGGGAGCTGATGGACTACATCAGCAAGAAGCTTACTCCTCACCCCACCAAGGTCCGTGCCGATATCGAAGTTACTTGCTTTGGCTACGATGGAATCGATGCTGTCAAGGAGGCTCTGCGTACGGCTGAAGAGCAGAACACCCCCGAGAACCAGATCAAGGTCAAGCTGGTCGCCCCGCCGCTATACGTCTTGACTAGCCAATGCTTGGACAAGCAGATCGGTATTAAGATGCTTGAGGAGGCTATCCAGCGCATCGAGAACAAGATCAAGGAAGTGGGAGGTGGCTGCATCACCAAGATGGCGCCCAAGGCCGTCACTGAGCATGACGACGCTGCTCTCCAGGAGCTTATGGACAAGCGTGAGCGTGAGAACATGCAAGTTAGCGGAGACGAGAGCCAGTCCGAGAGCGACGAGGGTGTTCCCGAGTAA